The following proteins are encoded in a genomic region of Burkholderiales bacterium:
- a CDS encoding SHOCT domain-containing protein, translating into MHYFGWEGGMGWGGLWMVLWWVLPVIAVAALVMWLGRADRRGLDKTALDILKERYARGEIDKAEFEQKRRDLEV; encoded by the coding sequence ATGCACTACTTCGGATGGGAAGGCGGCATGGGCTGGGGCGGCCTGTGGATGGTGTTGTGGTGGGTCCTGCCCGTGATTGCCGTCGCAGCGCTGGTGATGTGGCTGGGGCGCGCGGATCGGCGCGGGCTGGACAAGACTGCGCTGGACATCCTGAAGGAACGCTATGCGCGCGGCGAGATCGACAAGGCCGAGTTCGAGCAGAAGCGGCGTGACCTGGAAGTCTAG
- a CDS encoding YHS domain-containing protein, with product MVTDPVCGMRVNVQDAAGKLSYQSKEYFFCSDRCLLLRAGHRHAGGLSGGCRQGCGGRHPDSRRRGAGARQEPDHGRVRQGRYAHPRRTQRHRHRTAGGSTKAKCCGSQRRWRRARSIRWGRPSGASWGGGCGPYSRRGNHDPRGDPARARPRAERSGCLRG from the coding sequence ATGGTCACCGATCCCGTATGCGGCATGCGCGTTAACGTACAGGATGCGGCCGGCAAGCTGTCCTATCAGAGCAAGGAATACTTCTTCTGCTCCGATCGTTGCCTGCTTCTGCGCGCTGGGCATCGCCACGCTGGCGGCCTGAGTGGTGGGTGTCGGCAAGGGTGCGGAGGCCGGCATCCTGATTCGCGGCGGCGAGGTGCTGGAGCGCGCCAAGAGCCTGACCACGGTCGTGTTCGACAAGGCCGGTACGCTCACCCGCGGCGAACCCAACGTCACCGACATCGTACCGCTGGGGGCTCGACGAAGGCGAAGTGCTGCGGCTCGCAACGGCGGTGGAGGCGGGCTCGGAGCATCCGCTGGGGGAGGCCATCGGGCGCGAGCTGGGGCGGCGGATGCGGGCCGTACAGTAGGCGGGGGAATCATGACCCGCGCGGTGATCCGGCGCGGGCACGCCCCCGAGCGGAGCGCAGCGGATGTCTGCGCGGTTGA